The Ranitomeya imitator isolate aRanImi1 chromosome 3, aRanImi1.pri, whole genome shotgun sequence genome has a window encoding:
- the LOC138671414 gene encoding uncharacterized protein isoform X1, which produces MFANSRLWDLPSSWGLGGSVSPLASLIHLRCSGEGRRLLLLHSFALNIQMHNLTWCVNPNAPSFMFSMFYYFFSTPPFSLPSYCLFPTTSGCRVFWRMGRMVLRNGIKLYDVKDLFSDPPLLSMERAATPLLGVPRYGVHVNGFLRRGADIFMWIARRSLTKPNYPGKLDHLAAGGIAAGSGVWETLLKECTEEACIPESLASTARPAGTVSYAYQQDDALYLECQFVFDLEVPESFQPRVGDGEVQEFYLWPLDKVTDAIATQEFKPNCALVVLDFLMRNGHINPDTEKFYTKFMENLHRPL; this is translated from the exons ATGTTTGCAAATTCTCGTTTATGGGACTTACCAAGTTCGTGGGGGTTGGGGGGATCGGTATCTCCCTTGGCTTCCCTTATCCACTTAAGGTGCTCGGGTGAAGGGAGGAGACTTctccttctccattcttttgccctaaaTATACAGATGCATAATCTGACCTGGTGCGTCAATCCTAACGCACCTTCTTTTATGTTTTCCATGTTCTATTATTTCTTCTCTACCCCgcctttttcccttccctcctacTGTCTCTTCCCTACTACCTCTGGCTGTCGCGTGTTCTGGCGGATGGGGCGCATGGTACTGCGGAATGGCATAAag CTCTACGATGTGAAGGACTTATTCTCGGATCCTCCTCTCCTCAGCATGGAGCGAGCGGCAACAC CCCTCCTGGGGGTCCCCCGATACGGCGTCCATGTGAACGGCTTTCTACGCAGAGGCGCGGATATCTTTATGTGGATCGCTCGGCGGTCACTGACCAAACCCAACTACCCCGGAAAGCTTGACCATCTG GCGGCCGGTGGAATCGCTGCGGGGTCCGGGGTGTGGGAGACCCTTCTGAAGGAGTGTACGGAGGAGGCGTGTATCCCAGAATCCCTTGCATCCACAGCCAGACCTGCCGGGACTGTCAG CTATGCCTATCAGCAGGACGATGCCCTGTACCTGGAGTGCCAGTTTGTGTTTGATCTGGAGGTTCCAGAGTCTTTCCAGCCTCGTGTAGGGGACGGAGAGGTGCAGGAGTTCTATCTGTGGCCCCTGGACAAG GTGACAGATGCCATCGCCACCCAGGAGTTTAAACCCAACTGCGCTCTGGTTGTCCTGGATTTTCTCATGCGGAACGGACACATTAACCCGGATACAG AAAAGTTCTACACAAAGTTTATGGAGAATCTGCATAGACCATTGTGA